Proteins encoded together in one Primulina eburnea isolate SZY01 unplaced genomic scaffold, ASM2296580v1 ctg1404_ERROPOS592791, whole genome shotgun sequence window:
- the LOC140820720 gene encoding uncharacterized protein, protein MNFLIWNIRGLRSSESQQRLHAFVKENQIKVLTVLEPMIDLDQRFMTRRFGFSRVISNLSGHIWVFLAADVQAECVLDHAQFLHIKVSAPFLPTSVFCSFVYARCDYIERRDLWSSLLQVKPVLGPWLVGGDFNVVRDASECLGTRGGRLLPMEEFNTFIMDSGLIDAGFEGSSFTWTNKTIWKRLDRVMVSVDWGDYFSSIRVEHLPRTVSDHCPLLVTAPVFARGPSSFRFQRMWLRHHGLLQTVRLNWFLPCSQSGMSRLFVKLKRLKNHLKWWNRDVFGNIFDKITEAESAVRSAELVCEADPSDSNWAALSDRNADLARVTAMEADFWKQKAACNWLEDGERNTKLFHNLVKKKRVANKIFRIWDDGVCLTSPEMIQQSGASFFQHLLTGDPSVLDCPDFSGFPSVISDEDNSGITTTPSLEEVRATVFSISPDSVAGPDGFSSAFFQHCWEIVHQDVLDAVLDFFRGSPLPQSFTATTITLIPKVEGARAWSDFRPISLCNVTNKIISKLLYSRLRAVAERLISLNQSAFVPGRMISDNILLAQELTHSLTLPNRGGNVILKLYMAKAYDRVQWPFLFDVLRHFGFSEQVVALVSACISHCHFSVNINGSLSGFFGSTRGLRQGDPLSPLLFILGAEYLSRGLDRLYLRHPAIRYRSCCDLPVSHLAYADDIIIFANGGSRGMQRLLDFLHHYENCSGQLVNAVKSSLILPPRCSERLRSRLLRITGFAEGHLPIKYLGVPLFRGNRSCSLFEPLLQSVRRRLEGWEIRTLSLGSRMTLIRSVLLSMPIYLFQVVQPPLAVMEKLERAFNAFLWGSRPLEKKWHWARWSRACLPVDEGGLGFRRLKDLVDSFSIKLWFRFRQGSSLWAKFLMRKYCLLAHPACVSSCGLISPTWRRLLHIRPRAESGIRWRVGHGEASFWDDCWFGDVPLSRQTEVCGDRGARVSHFLSEGTWDFDLLCSVVAPSIAEQIMLVPILSGEVDSARWIHSSDGAFSVKSAWELIRLRAPISDINRPCWGSWLRPTMSFFLWRFWHQWLPVDEVLQRRGFALASRCQCCDMSETFTHVFIRSPVARHVWHFFGVVFGVRIPDTEDFRLFLSAWKRDLVWAPGGHVREFLPFIILWFLWTARNDAKHRQLSISGETVKFQILSYLRLAHSARTVKPKHWVGFFQVARSLGISVCLHRYHRTAIVRWLRPPSGCFKLNVDGSSRGNPGDSSVGGVVRDHSGRVLLSFSEFIGAGSTIRAELWAVWRGLILCSDLSLFPLWIEVDSQISIQILRSRQCRWGLDHIVSRILVLLRGRMVHISHIYREGNSVADALAARAHDLRQFTLELDFMSLEVVFSLTFEQCKLGQTLALSVLCSFGFGWVTVLSPSVFSFGLFLFSGRRSLQASPCPPQTYFYALWSTFMVVLDDLFQWFLWPGASFMSGFI, encoded by the exons ATGAATTTCCTAATCTGGAATATCCGGGGACTCCGGAGTTCGGAGTCCCAACAGAGGCTTCATGCTTTTGTTAAGGAGAATCAGATTAAGGTTTTGACTGTTTTGGAGCCGATGATCGATTTAGATCAGAGATTCATGACCCGTCGTTTTGGTTTTTCTCGGGTCATTTCGAATCTTTCTGGTCACATTTGGGTGTTTTTGGCTGCTGATGTGCAGGCTGAGTGTGTTCTTGATCATGCTCAGTTCCTTCACATTAAGGTTTCTGCTCCTTTTTTGCCCACATCTGTTTTTTGCTCTTTTGTTTATGCCAGATGTGATTATATTGAGCGTCGTGATCTCTGGTCCTCCCTTCTTCAAGTCAAGCCTGTTCTGGGTCCTTGGCTGGTTGGTGGGGATTTCAATGTTGTTCGTGATGCGTCTGAGTGTTTGGGCACCCGTGGTGGTAGGTTGCTACCCATGGAGGAGTTCAACACTTTCATTATGGATTCTGGTTTGATTGATGCCGGTTTTGAGGGGTCTTCGTTCACTTGGACGAATAAGACCATTTGGAAGCGGTTGGACAGGGTTATGGTCTCCGTTGATTGGGGTGATTATTTCAGCTCCATTCGAGTTGAACATCTTCCCCGTACTGTTTCTGACCACTGTCCGCTTTTGGTCACCGCTCCGGTTTTTGCCCGTGGGCCGAGCTCGTTTCGCTTCCAGCGTATGTGGCTTCGGCATCATGGTCTTTTGCAGACCGTTAGGCTCAATTGGTTTTTGCCTTGCAGTCAGAGCGGTATGTCGCGTCTTTTTGTCAAGTTGAAGCGTCTTAAGAATCACCTCAAGTGGTGGAATCGGGATGTTTTTGGTaacatctttgataaaatcaccGAGGCTGAGAGTGCAGTTCGTTCTGCTGAGCTTGTTTGTGAGGCCGATCCTTCAGATTCGAATTGGGCTGCCCTGTCCGATCGGAATGCGGATCTGGCTCGTGTCACCGccatggaggcggatttttggAAACAAAAAGCTGCATGCAACTGGCTAGAGGATGGTGAGCGGAACACCAAACTCTTTCATAACTTGGTTAAGAAGAAGCGTGTGGCTAATAAGATCTTCCGCATATGGGATGATGGGGTTTGCCTGACGTCCCCTGAGATGATTCAGCAGTCGGGTGCCTCGTTTTTTCAGCACTTACTCACTGGGGATCCCTCTGTGCTTGATTGTCCCGATTTTTCGGGGTTTCCTTCGGTGATTTCTGATGAGGATAATTCTGGGATTACTACCACCCCCTCCCTTGAGGAGGTGCGTGCGACTGTTTTCTCCATTTCCCCTGATAGTGTGGCAGGCCCTGATGGATTCTCTTCGGCGTTTTTCCAGCATTGCTGGGAGATCGTTCATCAGGATGTGTTGGATGCGGTTTTGGATTTTTTCCGAGGCTCTCCCCTGCCCCAGAGTTTTACAGCCACCACGATTACTTTGATCCCAAAAGTCGAGGGTGCTCGGGCTTGGTCGGATTTTCGTCCGATCAGCCTGTGTAATGTCACGAACAAAATCATTTCTAAGTTGTTGTACTCTCGGCTGCGGGCTGTGGCGGAGAGACTCATTTCTTTGAATCAGAGTGCTTTCGTTCCCGGACGGATGATTTCTGATAACATCCTCCTTGCTCAGGAGCTCACTCATAGTCTCACTCTCCCCAATCGTGGTGGTAATGTTATTTTGAAGTTGTATATGGCTAAGGCCTATGATCGGGTTCAATGGCCTTTCCTTTTTGATGTTTTGCGTCATTTTGGTTTCTCTGAGCAGGTTGTGGCTTTGGTCTCGGCCTGTATTTCTCATTGTCATTTCTCCGTTAATATCAATGGCTCTCTCTCGGGGTTCTTCGGCTCTACCAGGGGCCTCCGGCAGGGAGATCCATTGTCTCCCCTTCTCTTCATTTTAGGAGCGGAGTATCTTTCGCGTGGCCTTGACAGACTCTACTTGCGTCATCCTGCTATTAGGTACCGTTCTTGTTGTGATCTTCCGGTTTCCCACCTGGCCTATGCTGATGATATCATTATTTTTGCCAATGGTGGGTCTCGTGGGATGCAGCGTCTTTTAGACTTTCTGCATCACTACGAGAACTGTTCGGGACAGCTGGTTAATGCTGTCAAGAGTTCCCTGATTTTACCTCCGCGATGCTCTGAGCGCCTTCGCTCTAGACTTTTGCGTATCACTGGATTTGCGGAGGGTCATCTGCCGATTAAGTACCTCGGAGTTCCTTTATTTCGAGGAAATAGGTCGTGCTCTCTTTTTGAGCCCCTCTTACAGTCTGTTAGGAGGCGGCTGGAGGGTTGGGAGATTCGTACTCTTTCTCTGGGGAGCCGCATGACTCTCATTCGTAGCGTGCTCCTCTCGATGCCCATATACTTGTTTCAGGTTGTTCAGCCTCCGTTGGCTGTCATGGAAAAACTTGAGAGAGCCTTTAATGCCTTTCTTTGGGGATCCAGGCCCTTGGAGAAGAAATGGCATTGGGCTCGCTGGTCTCGGGCTTGCCTCCCTGTGGATGAAGGGGGTCTTGGCTTCCGCAGATTGAAAGATCTTGTGGATAGCTTCTCTATCAAATTGTGGTTTCGGTTCAGGCAGGGATCCTCCCTCTGGGCCAAATTTTTGATGAGGAAATATTGCCTCCTGGCGCACCCAGCTTGTGTTTCTTCTTGTGGTCTTATCTCTCCCACTTGGCGGCGTTTGCTCCATATCAGGCCTCGTGCGGAGAGTGGTATTCGCTGGCGTGTCGGCCATGGAGAGGCTTCATTTTGGGATGATTGTTGGTTCGGTGATGTCCCCTTGTCCAGGCAGACTGAGGTCTGTGGGGATCGTGGGGCCCGGgtttcccattttctttcggaAGGAACCTGGGATTTTGACCTCCTTTGTTCAGTTGTGGCTCCTTCTATTGCGGAGCAGATTATGTTGGTCCCGATTCTTTCGGGAGAGGTGGATTCGGCTCGTTGGATCCATAGCTCCGATGGTGCTTTTTCAGTCAAGTCCGCTTGGGAGTTGATCCGTTTGCGCGCCCCGATCTCTGATATTAATCGGCCCTGTTGGGGTAGTTGGTTGAGGCCTACGATGTCATTCTTTCTTTGGAGATTTTGGCATCAGTGGCTCCCAGTTGATGAGGTGCTTCAGCGCCGTGGCTTTGCGTTAGCGTCTCGTTGTCAGTGTTGTGATATGTCTGAGACATTCACACATGTGTTTATTCGCAGCCCGGTGGCCCGCCATGTTTGGCATTTTTTTGGCGTTGTCTTTGGGGTTCGTATCCCTGACACTGAGGATTTCAGGTTATTCCTTAGTGCGTGGAAGAGGGATCTGGTCTGGGCTCCAGGGGGCCATGTGAGGGAGTTTCTCCCTTTCATTATTTTGTGGTTTCTCTGGACTGCTCGGAATGATGCAAAGCACCGCCAGCTTTCCATTTCTGGAGAGACGGTGAAGTTCCAGATCTTGTCATACCTGCGCCTCGCCCATTCTGCGCGTACTGTCAAACCCAAGCATTGGGTGGGTTTTTTCCAGGTGGCGCGATCGCTGGGGATTTCAGTTTGCTTACACAGATATCATCGGACGGCGATTGTTCGTTGGCTTCGGCCGCCGTCTGGTTGTTTTAAGCTGAATGTGGATGGGAGTTCGAGAGGGAATCCTGGGGATTCCTCGGTTGGTGGCGTCGTTCGTGATCATTCTGGGCGGGTCTTGCTATCGTTCAGTGAGTTCATTGGAGCTGGGTCTACTATCCGAGCGGAACTCTGGGCGGTCTGGAGGGGTCTTATCCTTTGTTCTGATCTTTCTCTTTTCCCTCTTTGGATCGAGGTTGATTCACAGATTTCTATTCAGATCCTCCGCTCTCGTCAATGTCGTTGGGGGTTAGATCACATTGTGTCGAGGATTTTGGTTCTCTTGAGGGGGCGTATGGTTCATATCTCGCATATATACCGGGAGGGTAATTCGGTGGCGGATGCTTTGGCGGCTAGGGCCCATGACCTTAGGCAGTTtaccttagagttag ATTTTATGTCCTTGGAGGTTGTTTTTTCTCTCACATTTGAGCAGTGCAAGTTGGGCCAGACACTTGCACTTTCCGTGTTATGTTCCTTTGGTTTTGGATGGGTCACCGTATTGTCTCCGTCGGTGTTTTCCTTTGGATTATTTCTGTTTTCCGGCAGGCGCTCACTGCAGGCTTCTCCTTGCCCGCCGCAGACTTACTTTTATGCTCTCTGGTCGACATTTATGGTGGTTCTGGATGATCTATTTCAGTGGTTTCTCTGGCCCGGAGCCTCATTCATGTCGGGATTTATATAG